The following proteins are encoded in a genomic region of Drosophila miranda strain MSH22 chromosome 4, D.miranda_PacBio2.1, whole genome shotgun sequence:
- the LOC108161208 gene encoding uncharacterized protein LOC108161208 — translation MCLACCCSCLSFGLFCCVTFYFLKDPFLDRFVYEEHAILENYFVNTNGCRIMTTSPYCPDVRYHWWELRNYICPSEGFVESIHNESGKYLKTRDDNRTDLNCSYYVVERKTDFENRLLYHQEIEMLDRRSFEMEVHGDIVRAVCFNGSDFYNGVHFFVNKPSVKRRRRQGLPKLKSATSSDSLSVLILGLDSVSHLHFLRAMVHTYAFLQNLPHVEFMGFSRVGSSSFESMIPLLTGWNSQEIKDFCLDSKRGLDRCPFLWKMFQNAGYETAFGEDNIDMGLFTLDKPGFEHQPTDYYLRPALLEMWQQTRKKIRHGAYCNEEDTYAMVLLNFLYKQLPLHERHRFFSFLWWTQGIHAVFQYGRVLDKPFLEMFQKLMEREILNNTLIMFVSNYGLKDGDANTFSATNQAQMEVSQPLAIISYPEWLEERYPLAVKNLKMNSRRLVTAYDLHATLLDMPHLAALEDQEIRLRSQQLESPLLKEDLPRGISLFLPIPDQRDCSVAHIPAEYCLCHKPSSIPLKDINVIRAARFIILQINKLVASNHPPCQLLSLDRVLAAELWHRSLDQHQSEIRLQVQTLPGLGQFEGVVRFTDYTFALNGPLRRLNEDSNESSYCIQNILIEKYCFCR, via the coding sequence ATGTGTTTGGCgtgttgttgcagttgttTATCTTTTGGATTGTTCTGCTGTGTCACCTTTTACTTTCTAAAGGATCCATTTCTCGATCGATTCGTGTACGAAGAGCACGCGATTCTAGAAAATTATTTTGTAAATACCAATGGCTGTAGGATTATGACAACGTCTCCTTACTGTCCGGATGTCCGGTATCATTGGTGGGAATTGAGAAATTACATCTGTCCCAGTGAGGGATTTGTGGAGAGCATCCATAATGAGAGTGGCAAGTATCTCAAGACGCGAGATGACAATAGAACGGATCTGAACTGCTCTTATTATGTGGTGGAACGAAAGACAGACTTTGAGAATCGGCTGCTGTATCACCAGGAAATAGAGATGTTGGATAGAAGGTCCTTTGAGATGGAAGTTCATGGGGATATTGTGCGTGCAGTGTGCTTCAATGGATCGGATTTCTATAATGGAGTGCACTTCTTTGTGAATAAACCTTCAGTAAAGAGGAGACGCCGTCAAGGATTGCCCAAACTTAAGTCTGCCACCTCCTCGGATAGCCTTTCTGTCTTGATCCTGGGCCTGGATTCGGTCTCCCATCTGCACTTTCTACGTGCCATGGTCCATACGTACGCTTTCCTGCAGAACCTGCCGCATGTGGAGTTCATGGGCTTCAGTCGCGTGGGCAGCAGCTCATTTGAGAGCATGATTCCCCTGTTAACGGGTTGGAACAGCCAGGAGATCAAGGACTTCTGCTTGGATTCCAAAAGAGGCCTCGATAGGTGTCCGTTCCTCTGGAAAATGTTCCAAAATGCGGGCTACGAAACGGCCTTCGGGGAGGATAATATAGACATGGGCTTGTTTACCCTGGATAAACCAGGTTTTGAGCATCAGCCCACGGATTACTATCTGCGTCCTGCGCTCCTGGAGATGTGGCAGCAGACCAGGAAGAAGATACGCCATGGGGCATACTGCAATGAGGAGGATACGTATGCCATGGTCCTGCTGAACTTTCTCTACAAACAGTTGCCCCTTCATGAGAGGCACCGCTTCTTCTCGTTTCTCTGGTGGACTCAAGGGATACACGCCGTCTTCCAATATGGAAGGGTACTGGACAAACCCTTTCTCGAGATGTTTCAAAAGTTAATGGAGAGGGAAATCCTTAATAATACACTTATTATGTTTGTGTCCAACTATGGCCTCAAGGATGGAGACGCCAATACCTTCTCAGCGACCAATCAGGCTCAAATGGAGGTTAGTCAGCCTTTGGCCATCATTTCCTACCCCGAATGGCTAGAAGAGCGGTATCCTTTGGCTGTAAAGAATCTGAAAATGAATAGCAGGCGACTGGTAACCGCCTACGATCTTCATGCCACTCTTTTGGACATGCCCCACCTGGCAGCCCTGGAGGATCAAGAGATTCGCCTGCGCAGCCAGCAGTTGGAGAGCCCTTTGCTGAAAGAGGATCTCCCTCGGGGCATAAGTCTGTTCCTGCCAATACCCGACCAGCGGGACTGTTCGGTGGCCCACATACCCGCAGAGTACTGCCTGTGCCACAAGCCCTCGAGCATCCCTCTCAAGGATATCAATGTTATACGCGCTGCCCGTTTTATCATCCTGCAGATCAACAAACTGGTGGCATCCAATCATCCGCCGTGTCAGCTGTTGTCTTTGGATCGAGTGCTTGCGGCAGAGCTGTGGCATCGATCGCTGGACCAACATCAGTCCGAGATCAGGCTTCAAGTGCAAACGCTGCCGGGTTTGGGACAGTTCGAGGGTGTGGTACGGTTTACGGACTATACTTTTGCCTTGAATGGACCCCTAAGACGATTGAACGAGGATTCAAATGAAAGTTCCTATTGTATACAGAATATTTTGATAGAAAAATATTGCTTTTGCCGGTGA